GGAGAACTCGTGGTCAGCTTCCCACTGCTCCAGTTTCCCCTGCTCGTCCAGCTGCCCTTCCCAGCCTGGAAAGGAGAGCAAGGCGCAGGTGCGTGAGCAgtggctgccctgcagggagctggacaGCTGCCCCGGCCCCAAGCACGGGGCCGTGCGGCAAAGCTCCCCAACACCATGGGGTTCTTCACTGCTCTGAGCGGCAGCTGATGCAGAGGTCAGCAGCCGTTGCCTTACGGCTTCTCCACAGGACAAATCTGTAGAGGTGACGGAGAGCGCTCAAAGCACAGCGGCATGTTTTGTCCTCCTGGACAAAAGCGCAGCACAGGATGAGGCATCCCAccagctgccccagcacggGCAGGCGGAGCTTGTCATAGCTGGCAGATGGGGATTGTTCCGAGGAGTGACGGGGCTGTCCGTGGAGAGCAGAAAGTTGAGCGCACCCCCGGAGTGGGCAGAGCGTGGAAAAGGAGAGACAAAGACTCCACATTATGGGGGTCGGGCCCTTACCTTCTCCTGGCAGTAATGTGCCAGCGAATGAGTCAGCTTCCAGATGcgccccactgccctctggcGCACGGTCGAGCTCTGCAAGGAggtgaagggcagcagcacctgtgggaagaggaggtgctgctctgccctgtggcCCCCTGGATCACCCCAGAAGGTttttggggtggtggggatggggggggaacaCTCTTCCTCTGTGTGGTCCCCATGGGCAAGGCTCACCTGGAAGACGTCTTTCAGCTCCTCTCCGATGCTGGTGCTGGGGTGAATGAACACCAATGAGTGCAGCATCTCATCCAGAGCCCTCAGGGTCTGCAGAACAGACAGGGTGGAGGGAGATTAGaggggagggggatgggggatgCATGGCAAGACCCTGTTCTGCAAGGCAGGGGGGTCCTGTAGCTCCCTGGCACCCACCTTGGAGTAAAGGTTTGTGTCCAGGTCCTGCTCTGAGGGAAGCAGGAAGATGCTCCGGAAGCACACAACAAAGAGAGGGATCTTCTCCTCCAGAGCCCCCTCCACCTTGCTGCAAGAACAGGGACAGCGGCGctgggagtgctgtgctgcaggatggggagTGGATCCCCCCATGggcagcactctgcagagcagggggggCATTGCTGGGAGGAACCCCTCCTCCATcgggatgtgtggggcagagggagtcctgagagctgctgtggtcagattggggttggggttcgGGTTGGGGTTAGGTTGTtgttcgggttagggttaggttatgGTCAATGTTAGAGCTgaggcccagcagtgctgcaggacccCCTCAGCCCTTTGCCCCGCCCCaaagggggagagcagcagcccagtACTGCCAGGATCGTCcccgggggctgtggggccatACAGGCAGTGTGGGGCCATTCAGACACTGTGGGGCCATACAGGCAGTCTGGGGCCATATGAATGCTGTGGGGCCATCCCGGTGTGGGGCAGTACCTGAGGGAGGTGATGGCGGCTACCGCTTGCAGCCGCAGTTCGGAGCTCAGCTCTCTCCGCGgctcctctgccagcagcacctgcagcacagcgggATGGCATCAGGcatgcagtgctcccagcactgggaggagaggagccgCCCACTGCCCTCCCTCCAGCACCCACCGCCCCTCACCATGATGTTCTCCACAAGTTCGTTCCGGCGGCAGAAGATGCGCAGTTCCTGCACCGTGTTCCTCTCTGCTGCGGAGCCACAGATGGTGCGGATGCTGCACAGGAACTTCATCTTCTTCTCCTCATTCTGAGGCTGCCAGCGAGCGTGGGGAGCGTGAGCGGGGGGGTGGGGCCAGGGGGCACAGCCCTCCTGCGGATGCAATGGGcctggggggggatgggggaccgCC
Above is a window of Gallus gallus isolate bGalGal1 chromosome 34, bGalGal1.mat.broiler.GRCg7b, whole genome shotgun sequence DNA encoding:
- the LOC121108101 gene encoding uncharacterized protein LOC121108101, whose translation is MCAVERYAMDNIEAFLRSTEPQNEEKKMKFLCSIRTICGSAAERNTVQELRIFCRRNELVENIMVLLAEEPRRELSSELRLQAVAAITSLSKVEGALEEKIPLFVVCFRSIFLLPSEQDLDTNLYSKTLRALDEMLHSLVFIHPSTSIGEELKDVFQVLLPFTSLQSSTVRQRAVGRIWKLTHSLAHYCQEKPRHSSEQSPSASYDKLRLPVLGQLVGCLILCCAFVQEDKTCRCALSALRHLYRFVLWRSRWEGQLDEQGKLEQWEADHEFSLTWTTNTTVILLRFEKYFHSSEKTDLILLALQGMRDCSNYNTQVASTLMAVLTVDFNPMPNDVQRIVTAIHRSRKLITEEQALRTIHGTFPSLAAANPRAMTLSLLRCSPTCDKDIWELWELALSSVDVVPKMVQALLRQLETVPLGQKTEVGVLHLAGSSSLLSAVRVLSAGGHSTA